One window from the genome of Nicotiana sylvestris chromosome 9, ASM39365v2, whole genome shotgun sequence encodes:
- the LOC138877348 gene encoding uncharacterized protein: MEFTLFQMDVKSAFLNDLLKEEVYVKQPPGFENHEYPEHVFKLDKAFYGLKQAPRSWISGGHEKHVWNGTFPGFLSDLMGYKEEKLDDTLNCRSGICSSCFLLCSIAVDQAIVGRLWSVF, translated from the exons ATGGAGTTCacattgttccaaatggatgtcaaaagtgcatttctaaaTGACCTCCTAAAAGAAGAAGTTTATGTCAAGCAGCCACCTGGATTTGAAAATCACGAGTATCCTGAGCATGTGTTTAAACTGGATAAGGCGTTTTATGGGCTAAAGCAGGCTCCCCGGTcttg GATATCTGGTGGACATGAAAAGCACGTTTGGAATGGTACATTTCCTGGGTTTTTGTCTGATCTTATGGGGTACAAGGAAGAAAAACTCGATGACACTCTCAATTGCAGAAGTGGAATATGTAGCAGTTGCTTTTTGCTGTGCTCAATTGCTGTGGATCAAGCAATAGTTGGAAGACTTTGGAGTGTTTTCTGA
- the LOC138877349 gene encoding uncharacterized protein: protein MAEDSEIWDVICDGPFVSTKTVGDPAITIPKTRKEFNDADRKAIEKNFCAKKILVCGIGFDEYKRILACQSGKEIWKALQIAHKGTTQESKVNAITEAKDLHELTIDELVGNLKTYEMKKRKKDSERKDPKREKNLVLKTDSNDSSGEDADIAYLTKCFQKMVHKNIGIPKRGSSNKPKATKRKLVPDKHFKRKNVVDNVVKLALAAWGDSSNESEEENDHGDSSMIEIESDDDEDDDGDEKGKEVLTERVATIENERDDLLVVVVDLKEIIKELKMESRPENSQKGKEVASETHLKLESELKSVKSSLCAELEKNKQLQEELGRLKSDLELKWTWSSDAITTMYTNNGETGRELGSKGKRLPITLIARIVKGSSQQWYMDSNCSKHMTGSTNDFLSLKALHGGSVSFGNVTNLVTGEVVLVAKRYKNIYVVDFESLQNGDLSCLSVVDDDAKVWHRSLGHASFMLLNKLVMKDLVHGLPKSSFKDHKVCDACVKGKQVRFSFKPKKEVSTSRPLDLLHMDLCGPMRVPNRGGKKYIFVIIDDYSRFTWTLFLRTKDETFEVFVAFVKKVQVNMGNKNFSAPRTPQQNGVVERNNRTLEDMARTMLIDSGIAKNFWAEAVNTICYLVNKCMIRSLLNKTPYELLNGRKPKLTHLRTFECKCFVLNNVKETLGNSMPKVMKESFWDTHLKAKLIKVIIKGLNALMRVYICVDQDRELLSVPGEVIDMSNGKTNMMSYVKESNEDDANTYPFIGETPGPTITTTKAENRIIDAVQGTPLAETRSGQKPQSGIPGSSTNEIQVPNWKHKSSHPLDNIITPLDSGIQTRAKARNSLSFSTFLSQIEPKNSKEALKDANWINLKGTKYDTWFLNLQIELL from the exons ATGGCAGAAGACTCCGAGATTTGGGATGTCATCTGTGATGGACCCTTTGTTTCTACCAAGACTGTTGGCGACCCAGCTATAACCATTCCCAAAACGAGGAAGGAATTCAATGACGCTGATCGAAAGGCCATAGAAAAGAATTTTtgtgcaaagaaaattcttgtttGTGGCATTGGTTTTGATGAATATAAAAGGATATTGGCATGCCAATCAGGAAAAGAAATATGGAAAGCTCTTCAGATAGCTCATAAAGGAACAACACAG GAAAGCAAAGTGAATGCTATCACAGAGGCGAAGGACTTACATGAGCTAACCATTGATGAGCTTGTCGGTAATCTGAAAACctatgaaatgaagaagaggaagaaggataGTGAGAGAAAAGATCCCAAAAGGGAGAAGAACCTGGTCCTCAAGACTGACAGCAATGATTCAAGTGGCGAGGATGCTGATATAGCTTACCTGACAAAATGTTTCCAGAAGATGGTTCACAAGAATATAGGCATTCCAAAAAGGGGGAGCTCCAACAAGCCAAAAG CAACCAAGAGGAAGCTGGTTCCTGATAAACACTTCAAGAGGAAAAATGTCGTTGATAATGTTGTGAAACTagctcttgctgcatggggagactcctccaacgaatctgaagaagaaaatgATCATGGTGATAGTTCAATGATTGAAATAGAG TCCGATGATGATGAAGATGACGACGGTGATGAG aaaggaaaagaagtctTAACTGAGAGAGTTGCTACCATTGAGAATGAGAGAGATGACCTATTAGTGGTGGTAGTGGACCTGAAGGAAATAATTAAGGAACTTAAAATGGAGAGTAGGCCTGAAAATTCTCAAAAGggaaaggaagttgcaagtgAGACACACCTTAAGCTTGAAAGTGAGTTAAAATCAGTGAAGTCTAGTCTGTGTGCTGagcttgagaaaaacaaacaacttcaggAAGAACTAGGAAGATTAAAGAGTGATCTTGAACTGAAGTGGACTTGGTCCTCTGATGCTATCACTACCATGTACACTAACAATGGGGAAACAGGCAGGGAATTGGGTTCCAAAGGGAAAAGACTCCCTATAACTCTCATAGCAA GAATAGTGAAAGGGAGCAGCCAacaatggtacatggatagcAACTGTTCGAAGCACATGACTGGAAGTACAAATGATTTTCTTTCACTTAAGGCCCTACACGGAGGGAGTGTTTCCTTTGGAAATG TCACAAACCTCGTGACTGGTGAGGTGGTGCTAGTGGCAAAAAGATACAAAAATATCTATGTTGTTGATTTTGAGTCTCTGCAGAATGGTGATCTCAGTTGTCTaagtgttgttgatgatgatgctaaaGTATGGCATAGAAGTCTAGGTCATGCAAGCTTCATGTTGCTGAACAAATTGGTCATGAAGGACCTGGTTCATGGTCTTCCCAAGTCAAGCTTCAAGGATCACAAAgtgtgtgatgcatgtgtaaAAGGAAAGCAAGTTAGATTCTCATTCAAGCCCAAAAAGGAAGTCAGTACCTCAAGGCCACTTGATCTTCTTCACatggatctatgtggacctatgagggtgcCAAACAGAGGAGGAAAGAAATACATCTTCGTTATAATTGACGACTACTCTAGATTTACCTGGACTTTGTTTCTCAGAACCAAGGATGAAACTTTTGAAGTGTTTGTTGCCTTCGTCAAAAAGGTCCAAGTGAATATGGGTAATAAG AATTTTTCAGCTCCaagaacacctcaacaaaatggtgttgtggaGAGGAATAATAgaactcttgaagacatggcaagGACAATGTTAATTGACAGTGGGATTGCAAAGAATTTCTGGGCAGAAGCTGTCAATACTatttgctacttggtgaacaagtGCATGATCAGGTCTCTTCTAAACAAAACTCCATATGAACTGCTGAATGGAAGGAAGCCCAAGCTGACACATCTAAGGACTTTTGAGTGTAAATGTTTTGTCCTCAACAATGTAAAGGAAACTCTTGGAAATTCGATGccaaaagtgatgaaggaatctttTTGGGATACTCATCTCAAAGCAAAGCTTATAAAGGTTATAATAAAAGGACTCAATGCGTTGATGAGAGTATACAT ATGTGTTGATCAAGATAGAGAACTTTTATCTGTTCCAGGTGAAGTTATTGACATGTCAAATGGAAAGACAAACATGATGAGTTATGTCAAGGAATCCAATGAAGATGATGCAAATACATATCCATTCATTGGAGAGACACCTGGTCCCACGATCACAACAACTAAAGCTGAAAACAGAATTATTGATGCGGTCCAAGGTACTCCACTTGCTGAAACAAGAAGCGGCCAAAAACCTCAGTCAGGCATACCTGGGTCTTCTACCAATGAGATTCAGGTACCAAATTGGAAGCACAAAAGTTCACACCCCCTTGACAACATAATTACTCCTCTCGATTCAGGAATTCAAACCAGGGCAAAAGCTAGAAACTCACTTTCCTTCTCAACCTTTCTTTCTCAAATAGAGCCTAAAAATAGCAAAGAAGCATTGAAAGATGCAAACTGGATCAATTTGAAAGGAACAAAGTATGACACCTGGTTCCTCAACTTGCAGATCGAACTATTATAG